The Streptomyces spororaveus genome includes a region encoding these proteins:
- a CDS encoding BACON domain-containing protein, protein MNSSSQAHSSARTGAHRAHGRTPHETEQPPPFRHEPYLDGLFTYCLSVLCDHDTATDVLGDVLAVAERHPSRCPDEGDRRAWLYALARWGCLHRLAEQRRARQGAHSARRAPEHAGRDRAPGGGTEPDRGQDAHRPLDVSAYRRTELARLAWPEAAGTTPEQREALELAVRHRLGVPELAAVLGTPAAAARELLSGAACEVERTRAALAVVETGNCPSVSRLTGDDGDGNVLLSSTLRTELVRHVDDCPRCRRVAERVGAAGPWPGSGGLDTAALPLVPAPRTAVHAAMLRSARGRGRGPGPRFDRTGFPMDPKDRAARRDRLRARVVTTTVVATVVAAPVLALWAAYRGGHETGEPAGGDATRISASESELPAARTDGRPLTAYENAGNAATTTSGPGFAPSDTTSDVSVEVISTGPPATPDHAGDPGRLTVAAAAQGAVTLLTLTASGGAPVDWRLWSDAPWLRASRTAGTLAPGESVTLRINVDPEGQPVGAWSARVGVDPSGAVVSIQGRGRPAATPAPTPDPTQPATPAPSPDPTPPPTPTPTPTEPTIPPPSPTPAPTPTEGSGGTVSPAPDPAPSVSPGP, encoded by the coding sequence GTGAACAGCAGCAGCCAGGCACACTCCTCAGCGCGCACCGGCGCACACCGGGCGCACGGGCGCACGCCCCACGAGACCGAGCAGCCGCCGCCGTTCCGGCACGAGCCCTACCTGGACGGCCTGTTCACGTACTGCCTGTCGGTCCTGTGCGACCACGACACCGCGACCGACGTGCTCGGGGACGTCCTCGCCGTGGCCGAGCGGCATCCCAGCCGCTGCCCCGACGAGGGGGACCGGCGCGCCTGGCTCTACGCACTCGCCCGCTGGGGCTGCCTGCACCGGCTGGCCGAGCAACGGCGCGCACGACAGGGAGCGCATTCCGCCCGGCGTGCGCCGGAGCACGCCGGGCGTGACCGTGCGCCGGGTGGCGGAACGGAACCCGACCGAGGCCAGGACGCCCACCGGCCGCTTGACGTGAGCGCCTACCGCCGTACCGAGCTGGCCCGGCTCGCCTGGCCCGAAGCCGCCGGCACCACACCCGAGCAGCGCGAGGCCCTCGAACTCGCCGTCCGCCACCGCCTCGGCGTCCCCGAACTCGCCGCCGTCCTCGGCACCCCCGCGGCCGCCGCCCGCGAGCTGCTCTCCGGCGCCGCCTGCGAGGTCGAGCGGACCCGCGCCGCCCTCGCCGTCGTCGAGACCGGCAACTGCCCCAGCGTCTCCCGGCTCACCGGCGACGACGGCGACGGCAACGTCCTGCTCTCCAGCACCCTGCGCACCGAACTCGTCCGCCACGTCGACGACTGCCCCCGATGTCGCCGCGTCGCCGAACGCGTGGGCGCCGCGGGTCCCTGGCCCGGCTCCGGCGGCCTCGACACCGCCGCGCTCCCCCTCGTACCCGCCCCCCGCACCGCCGTCCACGCCGCGATGCTCCGCTCCGCCCGGGGCCGCGGCCGCGGGCCCGGACCGCGCTTCGACCGCACCGGCTTCCCCATGGACCCCAAGGACCGCGCGGCCCGCCGCGACCGGCTGCGCGCCCGCGTGGTGACCACGACCGTGGTCGCCACCGTCGTCGCCGCCCCGGTCCTGGCCCTGTGGGCGGCGTACCGCGGCGGCCACGAGACCGGCGAGCCCGCCGGCGGCGACGCCACCCGTATCTCCGCCAGCGAGTCCGAACTCCCGGCCGCACGGACCGACGGCCGCCCGCTGACCGCCTACGAGAACGCCGGGAACGCCGCCACCACCACCAGCGGCCCGGGCTTCGCCCCGAGCGACACCACCTCCGACGTCTCCGTCGAGGTCATCAGCACCGGCCCGCCCGCGACCCCCGACCACGCCGGCGACCCCGGCCGCCTCACCGTGGCCGCAGCCGCCCAGGGCGCCGTCACCCTGCTCACCCTCACCGCCTCCGGCGGCGCCCCGGTGGACTGGCGGCTCTGGTCCGACGCCCCCTGGCTGCGCGCGAGCCGCACCGCGGGCACGCTCGCCCCAGGAGAATCGGTCACCCTACGGATCAACGTGGACCCCGAGGGCCAGCCCGTCGGCGCCTGGAGCGCCCGGGTCGGGGTCGACCCGAGCGGCGCGGTGGTCTCCATCCAGGGCCGCGGCCGTCCCGCCGCCACGCCCGCGCCCACCCCGGACCCGACGCAGCCCGCGACCCCGGCACCCTCGCCGGACCCGACCCCGCCGCCCACCCCGACACCGACCCCGACGGAGCCGACGATCCCTCCGCCGTCCCCGACGCCGGCGCCGACCCCGACGGAGGGCTCAGGCGGAACGGTTTCCCCCGCCCCGGACCCCGCCCCGTCGGTGTCACCCGGACCCTGA
- the radA gene encoding DNA repair protein RadA gives MAARTARSSAKDRPSYRCTDCGWTTAKWLGRCPECQAWGTVEEMGAPAVRTTAAGRVSTAAVPIAQVDGRTATARSTGVDELDRVLGGGLVPGAVVLLAGEPGVGKSTLLLDVAAKAASDEHRTLYVTGEESASQVRLRADRINALNDHLYLAAETDLSAVLGHLDAVKPSLLILDSVQTVASPEIDGAPGGMAQVREVAGALIRASKERGMATLLVGHVTKDGAIAGPRLLEHLVDVVLSFEGDRHARLRLVRGIKNRYGATDEVGCFELHDEGITGLADPSGLFLTRRAEAVPGTCLTVTLEGKRPLVAEVQALTVDSQIPSPRRTTSGLETSRVSMMLAVLEQRGRITALGKRDIYSATVGGVKLTEPAADLAIALALASAASDVPLPKNLVAIGEVGLAGEVRRVTGVQRRLAEAHRLGFTHALVPADPGKVPAGMKVIEVADMGDALRVLPRGRSRTPARERSAE, from the coding sequence ATGGCTGCCCGCACCGCTCGTTCATCCGCCAAGGACCGGCCGTCCTACCGCTGTACCGACTGCGGCTGGACGACCGCGAAGTGGCTCGGCCGCTGTCCCGAATGCCAGGCCTGGGGCACGGTCGAGGAGATGGGCGCGCCCGCCGTGCGGACCACAGCCGCCGGCCGGGTCTCGACCGCCGCCGTGCCGATCGCGCAGGTCGACGGCCGGACCGCGACCGCCCGCAGCACGGGCGTGGACGAACTGGACCGCGTCCTCGGCGGCGGGCTCGTGCCCGGCGCCGTCGTCCTGCTCGCGGGCGAGCCCGGCGTCGGCAAGTCGACCCTGCTGCTGGACGTCGCCGCGAAGGCGGCGAGCGACGAGCACCGCACGCTGTACGTGACGGGCGAGGAGTCGGCGAGCCAGGTGCGCCTGCGGGCCGACCGGATCAACGCGCTGAACGACCACCTCTACCTGGCCGCCGAGACGGATCTGTCCGCCGTCCTCGGGCATCTCGACGCCGTGAAGCCCTCCCTGCTGATCCTGGACTCCGTACAGACCGTCGCCTCCCCCGAGATCGACGGCGCGCCCGGCGGCATGGCCCAGGTGCGGGAGGTGGCCGGAGCGCTGATCCGGGCCTCCAAGGAGCGCGGGATGGCCACCCTCCTCGTCGGCCACGTGACCAAGGACGGGGCCATCGCCGGTCCCCGCCTGCTGGAGCACCTCGTCGACGTCGTGCTGAGCTTCGAGGGCGACCGGCACGCCCGGCTGCGCCTGGTGCGCGGCATCAAGAACCGGTACGGGGCCACCGACGAGGTCGGCTGCTTCGAGCTGCACGACGAGGGGATCACCGGGCTCGCCGACCCGAGCGGGCTGTTCCTGACCCGGCGCGCCGAGGCCGTTCCGGGCACCTGCCTGACGGTGACCCTGGAGGGGAAGCGTCCGCTGGTCGCCGAGGTGCAGGCGCTGACCGTGGACTCGCAGATCCCCTCCCCCCGGCGGACGACCTCGGGCCTGGAGACCTCGCGCGTGTCGATGATGCTGGCGGTGCTGGAGCAGCGCGGCCGGATCACGGCGCTCGGCAAGCGCGACATCTACAGCGCCACCGTGGGCGGCGTGAAGCTCACCGAGCCGGCCGCCGACCTGGCGATCGCGCTCGCGCTGGCCTCCGCCGCCAGTGACGTCCCGCTGCCGAAGAACCTCGTCGCGATCGGTGAGGTCGGCCTGGCCGGCGAGGTGCGGCGGGTGACCGGTGTGCAGCGGCGGCTCGCGGAGGCGCACCGGCTCGGGTTCACGCACGCGCTGGTCCCGGCGGATCCGGGGAAGGTGCCGGCCGGTATGAAGGTCATCGAGGTGGCCGACATGGGCGACGCGCTACGGGTGTTGCCGCGCGGCCGTTCCCGTACCCCCGCCAGGGAGCGGTCGGCGGAGTAG
- the disA gene encoding DNA integrity scanning diadenylate cyclase DisA — protein MAAKDGAAASGKSGASSKQEAMMRASLSAVAPGQPLRDGLERIVRGNTGGLIVLGMDKSVEAMCTGGFVLDVEFTATRLRELCKLDGALILDKDLTKILRAGVQLVPDASIPTEETGTRHRTADRVSKQCGFPVVSVSQSMRLIALYVDGERRVLEESGAILSRANQALATLERYKLRLDEVAGTLSALEIEDLVTVRDVTAVAQRLEMVRRIATEIAEYVVELGTDGRLLSLQLDELTVGIEQERELVIRDYVPEPTAKRSRTVDEALAELDALTHPELLELAIVARALGYTGSPETLDSAVSPRGYRLLAKVPRLPGAIIERLVEHFGGLQKLLAASVDDLQTVDGVGEARARSVREGLSRLAESSILERYV, from the coding sequence GTGGCAGCCAAGGACGGGGCAGCAGCATCCGGGAAGTCGGGCGCGAGCTCCAAGCAGGAGGCCATGATGCGCGCCTCGCTGAGTGCGGTCGCACCTGGTCAGCCGCTGCGTGACGGCTTGGAACGGATCGTCCGCGGCAACACCGGCGGGCTGATCGTCCTCGGTATGGACAAGAGCGTCGAGGCGATGTGCACCGGCGGCTTCGTCCTGGACGTGGAGTTCACCGCGACCCGGCTGCGCGAGCTGTGCAAGCTCGACGGCGCGCTCATCCTCGACAAGGACCTCACCAAGATCCTGCGGGCCGGTGTGCAGCTGGTGCCGGACGCGTCGATCCCGACGGAGGAGACGGGTACGCGGCACCGTACGGCGGACCGCGTCTCCAAGCAGTGCGGCTTCCCGGTGGTGTCGGTGTCGCAGTCGATGCGGCTGATCGCGCTGTACGTGGACGGCGAGCGGCGGGTCCTGGAGGAGTCCGGGGCGATCCTGTCGCGCGCGAACCAGGCGCTGGCCACGCTGGAGCGGTACAAGCTGCGCCTCGACGAGGTCGCGGGCACGCTGTCGGCGCTGGAGATCGAGGACCTGGTGACGGTCCGCGACGTGACGGCGGTCGCGCAGCGGCTGGAAATGGTCCGCCGGATCGCGACCGAGATCGCCGAGTACGTGGTCGAACTGGGCACGGACGGGCGACTGCTGTCGCTCCAGCTGGACGAGCTGACGGTCGGGATCGAGCAGGAGCGAGAGCTGGTCATCCGGGACTACGTGCCGGAGCCGACGGCGAAGCGTTCCCGCACGGTGGACGAGGCGCTGGCGGAGCTGGACGCGCTGACGCACCCGGAGCTGCTGGAGCTGGCGATCGTGGCGCGGGCGCTGGGGTACACGGGCTCGCCGGAGACGCTGGACTCGGCGGTGTCGCCGCGCGGGTACCGGCTGCTGGCGAAGGTGCCGCGGCTGCCGGGCGCGATCATCGAACGGCTCGTGGAGCACTTCGGCGGGCTGCAGAAGCTGCTCGCCGCGAGCGTGGACGACCTGCAGACGGTGGACGGGGTGGGCGAGGCCCGCGCCCGGAGCGTCCGCGAGGGACTGTCCCGGCTGGCCGAGTCGTCCATCCTGGAGCGGTACGTCTAG
- a CDS encoding A/G-specific adenine glycosylase, translating into MTASPASSPAVSTDSSHALHSPVIAWFDEHARDLPWRRPEAGPWGVMVSEFMLQQTPVSRVLPVYEQWLARWPRPADLAAEAPGEAVRAWGRLGYPRRALRLHGAAVAITDRHGGDVPREHGQLLALPGIGEYTAAAVASFAYGQRHAVLDTNVRRVLARTATGVEYPPNATTAAERRLARALLPEDEGTAARWAAASMELGALVCTAKSPDCARCPVAGLCAWRLAGKPPHEGPPRRGQTYAGTDRQVRGKLLAVLREAVGAVPQSVLDTVWDEPVQRARALDGLVSDGLVEPLDGGFYRLPQTLPQPDPHARTQPRAQTPGHPQV; encoded by the coding sequence ATGACTGCATCCCCCGCTTCCTCCCCGGCCGTATCCACCGACTCCTCCCACGCGCTGCACTCCCCCGTCATCGCGTGGTTCGACGAGCACGCCCGCGACCTGCCCTGGCGCCGCCCCGAGGCCGGCCCCTGGGGGGTCATGGTCAGCGAGTTCATGCTCCAGCAGACGCCCGTCAGCCGGGTCCTGCCGGTCTACGAGCAGTGGCTCGCCCGGTGGCCCCGCCCCGCGGACCTGGCCGCCGAGGCTCCCGGCGAGGCCGTACGGGCCTGGGGCCGGCTCGGCTACCCGCGCCGCGCGCTGCGGCTGCACGGCGCGGCCGTCGCCATAACGGACCGGCACGGGGGCGACGTACCGCGCGAGCACGGGCAGCTGCTGGCGCTGCCGGGGATCGGCGAGTACACGGCGGCGGCGGTGGCCTCCTTCGCGTACGGGCAGCGGCACGCCGTCCTGGACACGAACGTGCGCCGGGTCCTCGCGCGCACCGCGACGGGGGTCGAGTACCCGCCGAACGCGACGACGGCCGCCGAGCGGCGCCTGGCGCGGGCCCTGCTGCCCGAGGACGAAGGCACCGCGGCCCGCTGGGCGGCGGCCTCGATGGAGCTCGGCGCGCTGGTGTGCACCGCCAAGAGCCCCGACTGCGCGCGCTGTCCGGTGGCCGGGCTGTGCGCGTGGCGGCTCGCCGGGAAGCCGCCGCACGAGGGACCGCCGCGGCGCGGGCAGACGTACGCCGGTACCGACCGCCAGGTGCGCGGCAAGCTCCTGGCCGTGCTCCGGGAGGCGGTGGGCGCGGTTCCGCAGTCCGTGCTCGACACGGTCTGGGACGAGCCGGTGCAGCGGGCCCGGGCGCTGGACGGGCTGGTCTCGGACGGGCTGGTGGAGCCGCTGGACGGCGGGTTCTACCGGCTGCCGCAGACCCTGCCGCAGCCGGATCCTCACGCACGGACGCAGCCTCGGGCGCAGACGCCGGGTCACCCGCAGGTCTGA
- a CDS encoding SigE family RNA polymerase sigma factor — MAHGEVLGFEEYVRTRQDALLRSARRLVPDPTDAQDLLQTALVRTYGRWDGIADKSLADAYLRRVMINTRTEWWRARKLEEVPTEQLPDASVEDGSDQRADRALLMDILKVLAPKQRSVVVLRHWEQMSTEETAAALGMSAGTVKSTLHRALARLRQELESRDLDMRALERGDHTMRYEGRERCAA; from the coding sequence ATGGCGCACGGTGAGGTACTCGGATTCGAAGAGTACGTACGCACCCGGCAGGACGCGCTGCTGCGCAGCGCCCGGCGCCTGGTCCCGGACCCGACCGACGCCCAGGACCTCCTGCAGACCGCGCTCGTACGCACCTACGGCCGCTGGGACGGCATCGCCGACAAGTCCCTGGCCGACGCCTACCTGCGCCGAGTCATGATCAACACCCGCACCGAGTGGTGGCGGGCCCGCAAGCTCGAAGAGGTCCCCACCGAGCAGCTCCCCGACGCCTCCGTCGAGGACGGTTCCGACCAGCGCGCCGACCGCGCGCTCCTCATGGACATCCTCAAGGTTCTCGCGCCCAAGCAGCGCAGCGTGGTGGTCCTGCGACACTGGGAGCAGATGAGCACCGAGGAAACGGCCGCGGCGCTCGGAATGTCGGCGGGAACCGTGAAGAGCACTCTGCACCGCGCGCTGGCCCGCCTCCGGCAGGAGCTGGAGAGCCGGGACCTGGACATGCGTGCGCTGGAGCGCGGTGACCACACCATGCGGTACGAGGGGCGTGAGCGGTGCGCGGCCTGA
- the cseB gene encoding two-component system response regulator CseB, with the protein MAETHVLFVEDDDVIREATTLALERDGFVVTAMPDGLSGLESFRANRPDIALLDVMVPGMDGVSLCRRIRDESTVPVIMLSARADSIDVVLGLEAGADDYVTKPFDGSVLVARIRAVLRRFDHSGGPQNGGPNAADNGSDPERGVLSFGDLEVDTEGMEVRRAGAAVALTPTEMRLLLEFSSAPGTVLSRDRLLERVWDYDWGGDTRVVDVHVQRLRTKIGQDRIETVRGFGYKLKA; encoded by the coding sequence ATGGCCGAGACCCATGTCCTGTTCGTCGAGGACGACGACGTCATCCGTGAGGCCACGACCCTGGCGCTGGAACGCGACGGGTTCGTGGTCACGGCCATGCCCGACGGTCTGTCCGGCCTGGAGTCCTTCCGCGCGAACCGGCCCGACATCGCCCTGCTGGACGTGATGGTCCCGGGTATGGACGGCGTGAGCCTGTGCCGCCGGATCCGCGACGAGTCCACCGTCCCGGTGATCATGCTGTCGGCGCGGGCCGACTCCATCGACGTGGTGCTGGGCCTGGAGGCGGGCGCCGACGACTACGTCACCAAGCCCTTCGACGGGTCCGTGCTCGTGGCCCGGATCCGCGCGGTACTGCGCCGCTTCGACCACTCGGGCGGACCGCAGAACGGCGGACCGAACGCGGCCGACAACGGCTCGGACCCCGAGCGGGGGGTGCTCTCCTTCGGTGACCTGGAGGTGGACACCGAGGGCATGGAGGTCCGCAGAGCGGGCGCCGCCGTGGCCCTGACCCCGACCGAGATGCGGCTGCTGCTGGAGTTCTCCTCCGCGCCCGGCACGGTGCTCTCGCGCGACCGGCTGCTGGAGCGGGTCTGGGACTACGACTGGGGCGGCGACACCCGCGTCGTGGACGTCCACGTCCAGCGGCTGCGCACCAAGATCGGCCAGGACCGGATCGAAACGGTCCGCGGCTTCGGCTACAAGCTCAAGGCCTGA
- the cseC gene encoding two-component system sensor histidine kinase CseC, which yields MRRFTLRTGIRWKITVAIASVGALVTIALSLVVHSAARVSMLESAREVQLDRVQFISRNVDAGRKPPMGAKLNDPELPAELRHKAQSGRRGTYIQERPQGLPEVWAAVPLGNGQVLSLHTPFREGANLIPDLDRALVIGGMSAVIGGSALGVLIGGQISRRLRKAAAAAQRVAHGDPDVRVRDAVGGVVRDETDDLARAVDAMADALQQRLEAERRVTADIAHELRTPVTGLLTAAELLPPGRPTELVRDRAQALRALVEDVLEVARLDSASERAELQDVALGEFVSRRVTSLMPEATVRVVADEIVSTDPRRLERILGNLLANAARYGQPPIQVDVEGRVVRVRDHGPGFPEALLREGPSRFRTGSTDRAGVGHGLGLTIAEGQARVLGARLTFRNVAARGGSERAGAAAGAVAVLWLPEHAPTATGSFPILTLPQG from the coding sequence ATGAGACGGTTCACCCTCCGCACGGGGATCCGCTGGAAGATCACAGTCGCCATCGCCTCCGTGGGCGCCCTCGTCACGATCGCGCTCAGCCTGGTGGTGCACAGTGCTGCCCGTGTGTCGATGCTGGAGAGCGCCCGCGAGGTGCAACTGGACCGCGTGCAGTTCATCTCCCGCAACGTCGACGCCGGACGCAAGCCGCCCATGGGGGCCAAGCTCAACGACCCCGAACTGCCCGCCGAACTGCGGCACAAGGCGCAGTCGGGACGGCGCGGGACCTACATCCAGGAGCGGCCGCAGGGGCTGCCCGAGGTGTGGGCCGCCGTACCGCTCGGGAACGGGCAGGTGCTGTCGCTGCACACGCCGTTCCGGGAGGGCGCCAACCTGATCCCCGACCTGGACCGGGCCCTGGTCATCGGCGGCATGTCCGCCGTCATCGGCGGCTCGGCGCTCGGCGTGCTCATCGGCGGGCAGATCTCGCGCCGGCTGCGCAAGGCCGCGGCCGCCGCGCAGCGGGTGGCGCACGGCGATCCCGATGTACGCGTACGGGACGCGGTCGGCGGTGTCGTACGCGACGAGACCGACGACCTCGCGCGGGCCGTGGACGCCATGGCGGACGCCCTCCAGCAGCGGCTGGAGGCCGAGCGGCGGGTGACCGCGGACATCGCGCACGAGCTGCGGACTCCGGTGACGGGCCTGCTCACGGCGGCGGAACTGCTGCCTCCGGGGCGGCCGACGGAGCTGGTGCGGGACCGGGCCCAGGCCCTGCGCGCGCTGGTCGAGGACGTACTGGAGGTGGCCCGGCTGGACAGCGCGTCGGAGCGGGCCGAGCTCCAGGACGTGGCGCTGGGCGAGTTCGTGAGCCGGCGCGTGACGTCGCTGATGCCGGAGGCGACCGTACGGGTCGTCGCGGACGAGATCGTCAGCACCGACCCGCGCCGCCTGGAGCGGATCCTGGGGAACCTGCTGGCCAATGCCGCCCGGTACGGGCAGCCGCCGATCCAGGTCGACGTCGAGGGCCGGGTCGTCCGGGTCCGGGACCACGGGCCGGGCTTCCCGGAGGCACTGCTGCGCGAGGGGCCGAGCCGCTTCCGCACCGGGTCGACGGACCGCGCGGGTGTGGGGCACGGACTGGGGCTGACCATCGCGGAGGGCCAGGCGCGCGTGCTGGGCGCCCGGCTGACCTTCCGTAACGTGGCCGCCCGGGGCGGCTCGGAGCGCGCGGGCGCGGCGGCGGGCGCGGTGGCGGTCCTGTGGCTGCCGGAGCACGCTCCGACGGCGACGGGCAGCTTCCCGATCCTCACGCTGCCGCAGGGCTGA
- a CDS encoding LamG-like jellyroll fold domain-containing protein, producing MTDGTNPPSHPQPEPAPGSGGYGFPPGPPAQDGYGYPTPAGGYGYPQAGQQPNPYQQDAGGGYQDAGGGYPQDAGGYPQDTGSYPQDAGGGQWPPAQPGFTRLAGPDLAGASQQPDWEAMADRSAAERRKKRLWMLGGGVTVLALLAGGGTFFLLGNDDDGQDAQPSNSASASPEPEDAKGPAAYTATVAGDDTLLRDSYGSMGIRLGPDLKVGPLGKRFQVIGKGTGNSWAQSAEPVVDVTKSFTVTARAYNSAAKGSRIIMSQGDGESFSFELGVNEVNGKQAWIFRVQTGDKGAAATTRTVTAEGLNMVKTPTLLMATYDAEKKAIALYVDGQKAGETPVPPIWQAPGPLQLGRSKHHNIWTGPWQGALHSLKTYDMAFTAEQAAAYKEGKLEPSPKPTHAWLLT from the coding sequence ATGACCGACGGTACGAATCCCCCGAGCCACCCGCAGCCCGAGCCCGCCCCGGGGAGCGGCGGATACGGGTTCCCGCCGGGACCGCCCGCGCAGGACGGCTACGGCTACCCGACCCCGGCGGGCGGCTACGGCTACCCGCAGGCGGGACAGCAGCCCAACCCGTACCAGCAGGACGCGGGCGGCGGTTACCAGGATGCGGGCGGCGGTTACCCGCAGGACGCGGGGGGTTACCCGCAGGACACGGGCAGTTACCCCCAGGACGCGGGCGGCGGACAGTGGCCCCCGGCCCAGCCGGGCTTCACGAGGCTGGCCGGTCCGGACCTGGCCGGGGCGTCGCAGCAGCCGGACTGGGAGGCCATGGCCGACCGCTCGGCGGCCGAGCGGCGCAAGAAGCGGCTGTGGATGCTGGGCGGCGGGGTGACCGTACTGGCGCTGCTGGCCGGCGGCGGAACGTTCTTCCTGCTGGGCAACGACGACGACGGACAGGACGCCCAGCCCTCGAACTCGGCCTCCGCCTCGCCCGAGCCGGAGGACGCGAAGGGGCCCGCCGCCTACACGGCGACCGTCGCGGGCGACGACACCCTGCTGCGCGACAGCTACGGCAGCATGGGCATCCGGCTGGGCCCCGACCTCAAGGTCGGCCCACTGGGCAAGCGCTTCCAGGTCATCGGCAAGGGCACCGGGAACTCGTGGGCGCAGTCCGCCGAGCCGGTCGTGGACGTGACCAAGAGCTTCACCGTCACGGCCCGCGCCTACAACTCCGCCGCCAAGGGCTCGCGGATCATCATGAGCCAGGGCGACGGGGAGTCCTTCTCCTTCGAGCTGGGCGTGAACGAGGTGAACGGCAAGCAGGCCTGGATCTTCCGCGTGCAGACCGGCGACAAGGGCGCCGCCGCCACCACGCGGACGGTCACCGCCGAGGGGCTCAACATGGTGAAGACGCCCACCTTGCTGATGGCCACCTACGACGCCGAGAAGAAGGCCATCGCGCTCTACGTCGACGGCCAGAAGGCCGGCGAGACCCCGGTGCCGCCCATCTGGCAGGCCCCCGGTCCGCTCCAGCTCGGCCGCTCCAAGCACCACAACATCTGGACCGGTCCCTGGCAGGGCGCCCTGCACAGCCTCAAGACCTACGACATGGCCTTCACGGCGGAGCAGGCCGCCGCCTACAAGGAGGGAAAGCTCGAGCCGTCGCCGAAGCCGACCCATGCCTGGCTGCTCACCTGA
- a CDS encoding M23 family metallopeptidase — protein MFAKRVYTRRTRIAVGTTALGAVLALGAGTTAAFADAPQTAVTAKAAGAAGAAGASKTGLWDKPLEKYTLSATFGKGGTMWSHKHSGQDFAVPVGTPVKAAAAGVVVKAGPNGGGDGPAYGNAIVIKHANNTYSQYAHLSKIQVRIGQKVNASQRIALSGNTGNSSGPHLHFEIRTTPNYGSAVNPVAFLRTNGVRV, from the coding sequence ATGTTCGCGAAGCGCGTCTACACCCGTCGTACCCGTATCGCTGTCGGCACCACCGCTCTCGGTGCGGTGCTGGCCCTCGGGGCGGGCACGACCGCCGCGTTCGCAGACGCCCCGCAGACCGCCGTCACCGCCAAGGCCGCCGGCGCCGCCGGTGCCGCGGGCGCCTCGAAGACCGGTCTCTGGGACAAGCCGCTGGAGAAGTACACGCTGTCCGCGACCTTCGGCAAGGGCGGCACCATGTGGTCCCACAAGCACTCCGGCCAGGACTTCGCCGTTCCGGTCGGTACCCCGGTCAAGGCCGCGGCCGCCGGCGTGGTCGTCAAGGCGGGCCCCAACGGCGGCGGCGACGGCCCCGCGTACGGCAACGCCATCGTGATCAAGCACGCGAACAACACGTACTCGCAGTACGCGCACCTCTCGAAGATCCAGGTCCGGATCGGCCAGAAGGTCAACGCCTCGCAGCGGATCGCCCTGTCCGGCAACACCGGCAACTCCAGCGGCCCGCACCTGCACTTCGAGATCCGCACCACCCCGAACTACGGCTCCGCCGTCAACCCGGTGGCCTTCCTGCGCACCAACGGCGTCCGCGTCTGA